CCAGCCCGTTGGATGTGACCTCTTGTTCCATTTCAGAAAAGCTGACCATTTGGTCTGCATCCCAATCTTGCTTTGTCCTTGCTCTTGTTCCTTGTCTGAGAAGCTTGAGGTGTGACTACAAGGTAAGATTGCTCTTGGGTCCCCCTGAGGTATTCTTAGTAGGACTGCTCTCTGACAGGGCAAAGGAGTTGCATGGCCCCATTGAAAATAAGTGATTTCCAGTGGATTCTCTGAACAAGCTAAGAGCACTTGATAATCGAGGAACGctcttcccctcaccccccaacCCTTCCCTGGGGTTGCTGTGTGATAGGTGGGAAaggctgtttttaaaatgctcatgTGTGTTTGGAGGCAGCGGCCACGAACTATATGAAGTCATTATCTATTTGTTTCCTCCCTTAGAAGTTGGATGATGTGAGAGAACTCGGCAATGTGGAAGCACTGTCCACGGGAGGAAAGAGACACAATAGACAGGTCAGGGAAAGTTTCAGACCCAACACAAAAGGAGACGTATGAGGGCGGGGGGACTGAACGAGAGAAGAGGTTACCTTGCACCGGAAAAATGGTCCATTTCCTTGCAAGCAGTTAGAGTCAACATTTTGACtctaaaagggaaaataattgctGCTCCCAGGGACCTGGGTTCTGCAGTGAACAGCTGAGAAGACAGATCCTAATCTGTCTCTAAGAGCCTAGCACCCACCATGCCCTGCCACTCCCAGATATCTGGCTTAGTGTCCTAGGAAGGCTGGACAGTCCCACTCCTGAGGTCCTAAGTGGAGCTGGAGCCAGCCCTTGGAGAGCCTCCTCTGTCGTGATGCAGATCTCAGGCTAGGACGGGGGAAGAACCCCTATGATGGTGCCTGCTGAGCATCCTGGCCTGTCAATCACGGAAGCTGCAAAACCTCCCAGAGGAGAAGCAGGGTGGGGCAGTGAATTAAGCTGACTGCCACAGGCGGCATTCCAAAACCCCAGCCATACAAACATCCCTCTCTCAGCTCTGACCCTCCTGTCGCAGGCCAGCAGGCCAGTCCCTCCCAATGTCCTAACAGGCTGCTTAGGAAACCACcttcagtcctgaggacagaCTGCCTCTGCGCTTGGACAGCAGTCTCTGGAGCCAGTTGGGATGTGTCTGAAACAGTGTGGCCAAAGCTGCCCTCCTTTTAGTCAAACGCAGCATTTCTCAGCACAGTTCACAGGATTTGCAGTGCCATCCAAAGGAACATCTAtcatttatagttattttatattagaaaaaaaaaatcactagcaATTTGCTGGATGTTATTGCTTAGGAAAGTGGTTCTCAGAGTCAGTCTGAAGCCCCACACCTACTGCATCAGACATCTGAGAATGGGACCCAGCCGCCTCTGAACAGCACTCCCTCCAGCTGATCTGATGCTCAAGCTGGTGCGTGCTGACTCAGGATGAAGCTGAGGAAGAGTGAATCTATCAAAGAGACACATGGACAGGGCAGAAGCTGTGAACACTGTTGGGGAACAGTGGTCTAAGGCTTCACGGCCTCAAAAAGGACAATGGATCCCCTCTGAAAGATGTGAACTTAGCTGTGGTTTTGCACAGAGTGGCTGCCGGAAGACGGCTATGGCAGGTGGGGCCTGTCGGGCTCAGGAGGCCTCTGCCGGAACTCACGTACTCCGTCCAACTACAGCTGAGACAGACGGGTTCTTGCTCTCGTGGAATCTGTCTCCACGCTTTTTCTTAGGAGAGACTGGGAAGTGAACTGGGATCTGTGTCTCCATGAGGAGAGCCCCAGAACTAGACAGGAAGACAGAACGAGGAAGAGCGCCTAAGGGAGGAGTCAGACTTAAAACACCTACCGCAGGGAGATGGGCAAAGCCTCTCCATCAGCCACCCCAAGTGATGGGGCTCCCAAGGCAAACTGGGAGCACCTGGCTTCTACGGGTGTCTCAGGGCCGTGAGAACAAGAGAATGTTCACTGAGCACTCTGGGAAGCTACTTATATGTATTGTCTCAACCTTGTGAGATGAGTTATCTTCTAATTTACAGATAGGAaaccagaggcacagagaggtgaaataatttgTCTGAGGTCTCAGTGAAGAGGTGACCGCAGTCAGGATCATCTGCTGGCCGGCCCACCTGGCTCCGGAGCTGTGCTTCCTTCCAGCACGCTGCGTTGCTCTTAGGTGGCCTCCACCCACCTTGGTCTTCATTCCTCCTCTGCCAGATGTAAATATTCACCCCCCTACATTACAGCATCTTGGCACTTCACAGGGTGGTCTGCACATGCTCTTCACAGCACAGAAGCCGCATCCACGTGGAATCCACCGTCTGCCATGCCGCTTCTCATGCAGGACCTTGGGAAAATGTTACCTGGCCGAGGGGAGCAATGACAAAGGTGGTCAAACCACCTCAGAAAGACTTAGGCCAGGTCTGGGGCCACTCAGACTCTGGGGCTTTCAGGGGACAGACCAGTTGCCAACAAACAAACACTCTAAGCCTAACTCCCAAACATAGCCATACAACATGGCCAGAAATCAGCGGGGTCCCTGGGCTAGGGGAGGTCTGAGCATTTGCGGTTTTCTTAGCTGGAGTCTGATTCCGCCTTTAGCCACATTTACAGTGTTCTTGTCCATGAAGCCGAGGAGTCTGTGAGCAGGAACGTAACTTGCCCAGGGCCCCCAGGAGAATTTTCAGGCATATGTTCCCAAATCGCCAGCACATTTCTAACAACTGACCAGGTGAGCATGTGTTCACCATATAGGACAGAGACGCCAACCagacagacccccccccccaccccagggcatatttgcacagaaaaacaaaggcCCAAGGGGCCTTCCTACAGAGAATCTCTGGCCATTTCctgaggcctttgggagatacagcaaaagcacagTCTGAAGAAGTGACAGGATTCAGATAGATCCTCACTCCATAGTGGCACCCACTGCCCACTGATCCCTCCAAGCTCAGCAGTGTcaaaggtcagagagagagacgCTCCACCGCTACTTCTGCAGCCTCAGGACGGGAGGACATCCCCAATGAGCAGAAGGCTGGAGCCAGCGCGACTGCAGCAGGCAGGCTTCCAGGGGAGGTGGGGGCCGGGGGCGTGCCTGAGCCTGCCTGCACCCCACCAAGCTCCAGGCTGTTGAGAGCATACCTCAGAGCTCAGCTTTACAATGGAGAGCACCACTGTGTGCACCGCAGACACAGCTGTGGAGAACTGCGTGTGAaaggggtggggaaaatgagatTTGTGTCTGGACAGAGGGCTGGGGGGTAACTTGCAAATTTTTcacaatttacttttatttatttttaaagattggcacctgagctaacatctgttgccaatcttcttttgttgttgttttcccaaagccccccaggacatagttgtggattctagttgtgagtgcccctggttgtgctatgtgggacgccacctcagcatggcctgatgagcagtgccatgtccgcgcccaggatccggaccaccgaaacccggggccaccgaaacccggggccgccgaagcggagcgtgtgaacttaaccactcggccatggggccggcccctcacagcttacttttaaatttaaaaatcacttttaaaattagCACTGCACAAAGCCTACTTTACTGTTGTCACTGCAGGCCGAGTGGGTGTTTCCATCAAAGTAGATTTTGACAAACATGAAAGAATGtacaaaggaaacattttaaaaatgtcacacttgggttattaagcacctattaagCAAAGCAACACAAACTGCCTAAATTATATATGACACTTGCTAGTAAAAATTGGGATGCCACTTAAATTACAAAAAAGTCTAAttagaaaatgtcttaaaattctattttcacatatatattcCATATTTACACACTGTGTATATGTGCATTAATCAGAGCACTGCAAGTACACATGACAAAGGAATTCCAGGAAAATCACTGCTGCTCTCACGCCCTGAAACCTCACTCCCTCCTCTTTGAGTTCGCCACTGCCTCTTCAAAGGACgaacatttctttaaaagctgATTCAAGAAAATTGGCTAACTCCTTCCTGCCAACCCAGCAATGCTGAAGTGCGTGGCAAATTCATTATTTATGGATTTGGGAATTCCGTGTTAAGTTCTTCTTGTCTGTTTCTAAGGGTGCACTTAAGCACTTCAACCAGACATGGTAGACACGTTTCTGAAGGTGATTACATGCAAACAAAAAGCTACACACCTCCATCCTCAGGTTTATTTCCTGGATGGGCATCTACTGCGCTCGGCTTAGCTCCTGGGCAGCAGGCAGCAGCACACTCCTCCTAAGCCCTGGCCCACTTCTTGTCCTGTTGCTCACAGCGATCCCAGACTCCCTCCTGTCCCTAAGAAGCCTTGGATCCAGGCCAAGGCCAAGGCGGCCGTATTGGGCATTTGCACCACAAAGCCATGCACGTTAGTTCACTGAGCCACGGAAAAAAACCTAGATTCGGAAGTGACTCTTTTCTAAGAGCTGTAGTTCACATTTCTCAGGCTCAAGGcggcctttaaaaagaaaacaaaaactccagTTAAGAGGAAATCATCTTTACTCATAAAAATCTCTTTGTGATAAGAGTAACTTGACAAAGGCATGACATATTGTCAACACACTCACTGTGGGGTGACTGAGCCCCAAGCTTGTCTATCCCAAGGACCACAGGAGTCTCTGCCTTTGAGGATCGATGCTCCACAAATCCTAACACCCACAGTCTTATGGTGGCTGACTTACAGCACCTTTATTTCAGATCTGCCTCTCAGGTGCCTTCCTGTCTGCTTTTCTGCCTACAGTCTGGACACCAGGAGTGCATACACTGTCCCAAGGGCAGAAGTACCTAGTTGTGGCTCAAAGgttcttgcaatttttttttttgctgaggaagattcaccctgagctaacatctgttaccaatcttcctctagtttgcatgggaactgccaccacagcatgggcactgatAAGTCAGTGGTGTAGGtatgcgcccaggaaccaaagccCTGGCCGTGGAAgtgagcacaccaaacttaaccactaggccactggggctggccctcttgcAATTCTTAAAGACAGATCGTGTTGGGATAAAATTGCAAACTCTTGATTCTCAGGCAGCTCTCAAAGCCCATTGAGATGGCTAAGAGGTACTGCTGTCAGCGAGTCCTCAGCAGGGAAGGACAGCTACAGGGTCTTCCCAGGGCCAAGGGTGGTTTGAGAGGTTGCAAAGAACATTCAAGGACATGCCATCTGGGCGTCTTTCCAAAGCAGTCAGAGATGTGTCACCTTCAAAAACCGTTTGTCAGAGGAACCTGGAAATCCTTCCTAACAACATCCCTGATATGAAGGGGAAATTTCCCCTTTTTGGAGTGCTGTCAATGAGGGCCAAGTGGAGACAGCCAACTAGAAGTTGTGGCTGACGCCTAAGACTACCGTcccaccctgcccctctcccccacagCATGGAGGGCCAGGCGGACAGCCCGTGAGGCAGCGCATCCCCAACAGACACCTAGTGGAGGGCAGAAGTGGCAGGTGGCAGGGGAAGAAGGTGGCCGGCAAGGCTGCAAGGTTGGCTGTAATCTCAACATTGGAGAAAGTACTAAACACAGAAGGGGGAAGGCTGTGAAGAACCCTGAGGGGCCGGCGTATCGGTGTAAGAGcatggctttaaaaaatacatacaatacatgtgtgtatgtacatatgcacacatacgtccagacacacagacatactTCCTAGCTGGCTGCTCAGAGCGCCCAGAAACAACACCCCTGCAGCAGTGGGTGCTCAGAGCACCCAGGTCTTGCTTTCTAAATGTTGTCACTAAAATGGACCAGGGCTCCGTGGAGAAATGCGGGGGTCCAGGACTGGGGAAGCGCAACTGTCCGCTCTGCCGCCCGCTGCATTTATCCCGGCAGGGTTGAATCCCCTTCTGCCCCTAGCATTTCCGCGTGACCTTCTGATCACTTTTGGTTATTCTGCAAGTTCAATCCATAGGCTGGTTTTACAGTGAACAACCTTTACGAGCATCTTCTAAAGTTAGGAAACAGAAAACCACCAGCCCAGTCCTCAGCCAGGCTAAGCCAGGCTCACCTTTACTGCTCTGAGGGCGAGCACGCCCGAGCGCAGTGGGAGCCTCACGGTGTCAGAAGTCTCTCCCTAGGTCGCTTCTTTGGGCAACAATGTCAGCTTCAGGTGAGGCACCTCCCTGCACCCAGCACCCACAAGCCTCTCTGGCAGCGACCCCCCCCATGCCTCCGTGCCCTCACTTCTTCCCTGACCTCTTTAGTTACTGCTCAACAGGACCAAAAATTCATTAGTAGCTGTTTATTGATCAATGGTTTGATATAAAGTTATTTCAGATCTTCAGAATTTGCCCAAATGGAATCACAAGCATTAcaaagttctttttcttaaaaataaaaaaaagggtAAGGGGTAGGTTGGGAGGGCACCAACCTAGCAGTAGTGGCATTTgagaataaattaacaaaaaaaatttagtatTACCATTTATTGGTGACAAACACTAAGTTTTACTTACATTCCATGGGGAGAAAAAATTCCAGCGTAAACAACGAATCGAAGCCGTACTGAGCTCGCAAGGCCACCGCGCTTTCACCAGGCCGGAGGCAGGACCTTGCTGCACACACTTCCGTGCGCAGTAACACAACATCAAAAGCAACAAAGTTTGAGAGATAAACAGGCCATTCTTTTCAGCCCTGCATGGAGATGTAACCAACAGTATAAAGCACTCAAGGAAACCCACCTGCAGCCTGATATGTGCTACGTGGAGATCATATCCTGCAGTGTAGTGACCGCCATGTCCTCAAGAGCCATAAGGATAgagacacaatttttttttaatctttaaaacaaagatcaaagttcattttttatgtcttgttgcatttaacaaaaataaaatagaaaaggaaccAAATGATCATTTACAGTTTAAAATTCCTAAATTGTCCAATTTATACAACTGTGGGAGACCTCATCAAGATTTCTGAGAAGTCCAGGACTGTTTCAGCTAAACCAGAGGGCACACAATTTGCATCACTGAAATGGTCCTGGGTTAGTCttcaataacataaaaatgtataacCACATACACATGGATATGATCTTTGCCGGTTAGATTACTGATAAAGTCAGTCTCAGACAAGTTTCTAAACTGTGCTATGTAACTAGATACAATTGAGAAACTCTCAAATGAAAATTGATATAGTGTCATttcaatcaaaagaaaataatgaaactaagAATACATATCTCTTTTGGGAGAGAAAGCAGTGGTGACGGTGTGGGGACCACGGGGTGAGGGGCCGTAGCACGCCTGAAAGGGAGCTGGCTCCAAGCAGGAAGCATCTCACTTCCCCTCGTGCTGTCAGCTCCGGGGCCGGTCGAAGGCGCCTCTCCAGCGTGGGTGTCCAGGGTTTGTCCCAAAGTGTTTGAGTAAGCCAGTTTGAGAAGGGGTCGtgctttctgttttctgcttcttctttcaCACAGCAAAGAAAAGCCCCAAGAcgaaacaaaaaaccaaaccaagcaATGAGGTGCCCAGGGCATGGACCTGCTGGTTTCCCAATGGAGCCGGGGCTGATTGGCAGGCCCCGCCTTCCCCCAGGAGCTGCGGCGGTGTGGGGACAAACCAGAGCTCATGCGAGCACAGCCACAGCAGCCTCCTCGTGTTCCCGCCTTCATCACCACTGCTGTCTCCAGTTCTTTACCCATCATGTCTCTCGGCCCACTGGAGGTATCAGAAATTCCAAATTTTCAAAGCAGTTTCAGTATTTTCAGTATATATGTTGGGATTTTATAATGGTTCGTGGCCAGAAAAGGTTCAGCACCTCCCACacctttaaggaagaaaaaaatgaaaatgacaccAGTTTTGAAATTTAAGACAATTAAGcccatgttaaaaattaaaagaaatcagcAGACAGGGAGAATGCAATAGCACAGGCCCCAGTTTATGGTAACTGGCTGACAGCACAGTTTTCCAGGAGATACTGTCAAGTGAGAAAAGCGAGGAGGACAATGTGTGTAGTATGTTATCTCtgggggggaaggaagaaaatgagggaggAAATACACGAGTACACTTGCGTAAAGAAGCACGTAGGAAGGACATGTAAGAAACAGAAACGCGATGTCTGGACGGGCGTGGGGAGAGCGAGATGCGCGGGGCCTGCGTGAGGGGAGGGCCTGCCACGCGCACCTCTGCAAAGATTTCTCATTTCTGAACTATGTGACTGCCAGTCACAATCAAATGAAGACAAAGGCACAGCCCTCTGCCCAAAGCTTGGGGACCTTCCggggaaaggggcagaaagtGACCCAGGCAAGCGCTCACTACTGGCTGAGCAGACGGTTTTAATCTAATGCAAAGGAGGAACAGAAGTGCCTCTCCACGTCAGTCAGCTCACTCACACAGACATTGGTCCATTTCCTGTCCTCGGCATCTCTGTATTTTGTTGGTCCAACTCAGAGAGCAACTTTAAAATGTTCAGTGCAGCCTAGTGGGGATGAAAAGAAGAGTCAAACCACGGCCACCGCTTGGGACCAGAGCATCAGACACAACAGGGCGTTGAAGGATTCTATTGCCCAACAAGACAGGTGGTCCCACTAAATAACCCTTTTCTTtaatatctgaatttttaatttaaaatacaaattaaaaaaataaattatccaaGGTTACCTCACTGACTCACAACCTGTGAACTTTACTATATATTCCCTCTAGTATTTTTAACCTTGTGGTAACCAGACTATACaaattttatatcctgctttaATAAAAACCTATCACGTTTCCTTGTTCGAGCACATTAGCTTCAGAGACATTAATCTGATGGATGCATTATATTCCATCAGGTAAATGCACTACAGTTTACAcagattaatttaataaattccttttctgctttagtGTTTCTTACAACAATAAGTTCATCTCAACACAATACTGAGATAAGGGGCTTTCTGTGGCTGCGTGAACCTGGGCCTACATTCCTTGTTCTGGTGAGAGATGAACGGAATACCGTCTCTCGAGGGTTCCGGGATCCGAGTCCACTCCCAGTCagcaggggaagggaagggctgGCTAACACAACTGAGTTCTGAGAAACGGACTGAGAAATCAATCCGGCAAACTAAGGAAAATAAAGTCTTCAAAAATACGAAATCTATACAACAATGACCTGTCCTCAAAGTCTGGGGGAGAGTCCTTTCCCTGTCTTCCCGAGGCAGCCACAAGGCGAGGCAGGCCCGCACCATGGGGACGTACCATATCGTGGCAAGACTCCACATCCTTTCCGATGCCGTGGCTGATCAGAGGCGGCTGAGAGGAGCAATTGATAAGAGAGACAAATTCGTTCTTGTTGTTTTTGGGGAAGTCTTTGTATTCAACCTAAGGGGGAAAAGACAACTGAGGCCGGGGTCGGGAAGCAGTGACATCAACGGGGCAGGACTATGGCTCTGGGCCCAGCAGACGGGGAGATGACATCCCTCTCCTGGTCTCGGCCTGACACGGCTACACCAACTCCTGCTCAGTCAGCATAAGAGACTGTCAGAGAGGCCTTCTGCTGACGGGCACTGAGGGCTGTAGGCAGGAGAGCAAGGCCCCAAGGTTCCAGAATCTCCCAGGAACCTAGACATCTACTTAAAAACTctggtctggggctggccccgtggccgagtggttaagtcgcgcgctctgctgcaggtggcccagtgtttcgttggttcgaatcctgggcgcggacatggcactgctcatcaagccacgctgaggcagcgtcccacatgccacaactagaaggacccacaacgaaggatatacaactatgtaccagggggctttggggagaaaaaggaaaaaaataaaatcttaaacaacaacaacaaaaaaaactctgctctgaatgaaagaagccatgTCCTACCAGGCAGACAGGGCCAGCACAATGAATCTGTTCTCGCTGAAATTTGTAACTCCCACTAGATTAGAGGCTGTGTTATTTTGGTTGGCTTGGATTTTTAAAGTGTTATTAGCAAAGGTCAGGATTTTCTCGTACCATACAGGCTTGTAACGCTCCCCACACGCCCCCCCTCGTAAGGCCCCTTACTATGCTTCCCTCACCCATTCCCCTAGACAAAGAACGTGATTTAAAAAGCAAGGTGCAAAGCTCCTtcagagggaaactgaggtacagacaACACAGCTCAGGCCTAAGAGTTACCTGGAATCCTTGGACTCTGGAAAGATAATCCAGCTGCTCAGAGGGTCTTGTGAGAGGTCCATGGGGTACGTGGCCTGAAGGGATGTTATTCTTTAAAATGGTCTCGGCTGTGGGCGAGGTGCCCCCATACAACAATTCACGGGCTATCATGGCAGTTACCGTGGCCTTGGCAGGATTCGGAGCTGCCCTAGTGAAATCTTTGGTGTGATGTCCTTGACTGACTCCTACGGCCTGGGCGACCTCGGGCACCATGGGAAGAATTCCAGCAGGCAGCTGCTGATGACTAAGATAAGGCATCCTAAACTCATCCTCTTTATTGCCTAGGGAGGGACAGGCGGACAAATCAACATGAGGCCACGCGCACTGCCTGGAAAGACCCTATCAAACCCCACGCTGGCTCTTCCTCGGCGCGAATGACTGCACCGGGGTGACGCAGAGCCGAACGCTGCACTCGACTATAGTTACCGCACGGAATTCAGTcactcagctctgccatcacCAGGAACCACTCAAATCCCACAGTCACATTCAGATCAAGACGATAGTAACATCACACTTACTAGTCCCATTTTCATCCCCAGAGCCAGGTTCAAAAAAAGTTACTTTTCTTCCATCCCCTGGTTTCTTTATGggtgtcttaaaaaaaaaaaaaaaggccatgaGCATAAATCAAACTGTTGAAGAATTACTTCCTGCTgtctaaaacaacacaaactccAACCAGCATTAATCTTTGGTTTTAAACACGAAGAGGCAGTCAGCAGAGAAGCCCACTCGAAGCCTGACAACTGCTTTGCTTGTGCTGCCCCTGGTGCCCAGCGGCAgggcctcccacctcctcccagtgGACGCGCTCGCCCACGTCAACCTGTCCACAAAGAACTTCACATGAAGTGCACCGAAGTGAATGCTGAGCCTCTGCTCTGACTCACGGGAAGAGAGGGGCACATTCAACCGGAAGGAGGCGGGAGAGCCGCGACTGGGAGAGCCCGAGCGGGGGAAGGAAGCTTTTAGATTCAAGCTGAACAACAAACATTCTCTGGAGCTAATATCCAATTAAAAGGTAGGTGACCTTTCCAAAGCTAACAAACTTAGAGGGAAAATGCTACTAGATAAAAATTTTGTCAAACACAGGTCTCCTTTCTGAGAAGGTAAGGATGCCTATGAATGCTCTAGAAGATCTTGAATGAAAAACCCAAAAGCCAAGTCCAGGATCTACGCAAATCCTCCGATGAGTGTTTGGGGCTCATCATCATGGTTATTAACTATGTGGCCACTGCTGATACAACTGGCAGGTATCTGGGAGTGAGCTGCTGGTATTTTCAGGTTTATGCCAGCAGGGCCACTCAGTGGCTAGAAAAAAGGCCAGTTAAGGATTTCGTTGAGGGTACTGTTTACCAGTCTTGGCAGAGGAAACACTGTCAATATAGGATCATTTTCATCTAGTGTtcaattcataaagaaaaaagaaacttcaaatcTAAACTATGGATTTGGCCCTGACTCTAAATCGCACGGTCTCAGTGCCCCAGGAACACCACGGCCTGCTTCACCACTGAGGAAGCCTGAGGCTGAGGAATCTCTCAGGCAGGCCTCCTCTCAGAGCACGAATGACAGAACCACACACTCGCTGACTTCCAGCCCAATCCCGTCATCCTCCAGATGGAGAGGAGCACGCTGCCCTCCAGCAAAGCACCCTGGACCACAGAGATGCTGAAACACGACCGTCAACCCGGAGCCAGGCTTGGAGCCACGGCAGCCAACTCCCCTTCTGACCACAGTGTAGCGGTCCAGGCCGGGGGGCTGCTCGGCAGGGCTGCATCACTGCCAGCAGGACGACACCCGGCTCTGAACTGGGCCCTGCAGGTGCCAGAGTCCCCTACGATGAGGGGAGGATGTCATCTTGCAATTAGAGAGCAAGGACACAGAGCCCCGAGCAGTCACCTTCTCCTCTGATTTGAGGGCTGGTTTGGCGGGCTGAGCCTGTGGGACTTTGAAACCAAGGATCTCCAGCATGTTCTCGGCCGCGTTCCGTTTAGCCACCTTCTTATTGGTGCCCGCTCCTTCTGCGGTATGGTTTCCCACCTTCACCTGCATAAAGAAGTCAGGACTCAGATCAGTGCTTAAAGCTTCAGAGTGAAGACTGCTCAGGAACTGGTGTGCTGGCGAAAGAGCCCAGCACTGGTCAGGAGCTGGAGACGGCTTACCTGgggccctggagctgggctgCACCAGCCTGCGAGAGcctattattaaatattcaggaattggAAAAGCTGGTTGTTAAAGGCAGCCATTATTAAACGTTAAATTATGTTAGCttataattaaatgaattattttaacaataatGAATACTTAAAActtatcaggggccggcccagtggcacagtggttaagtgcgcatgttccgcttcagcggcccggggttcactggttcagatcccgggtgcagacatggcactgcttggcacaccacgctgtggcaggc
The Equus przewalskii isolate Varuska chromosome 21, EquPr2, whole genome shotgun sequence DNA segment above includes these coding regions:
- the STAU1 gene encoding double-stranded RNA-binding protein Staufen homolog 1 isoform X15, whose protein sequence is MKLGKKPMYKPVDPYSRMQSTYNYNMRGGAYPPRYFYPFPVPPLLYQVELSVGGQQFNGKGKTRQAAKHDAAAKALRILQSEPPPERLEVNGRESEEENLNKSEISQVFEIALKRNLPVNFESFPLKQVARESGPPHMKSFVTKVSVGEFVGEGEGKSKKISKKNAAIAVLEELKKLPPLPTAERVKPRIKKKTKSIVRLQSSPEYGQGMNPISRLAQIQQAKKEKEPEYMLLTERGLPRRREFVMQVKVGNHTAEGAGTNKKVAKRNAAENMLEILGFKVPQAQPAKPALKSEEKTPIKKPGDGRKVTFFEPGSGDENGTSNKEDEFRMPYLSHQQLPAGILPMVPEVAQAVGVSQGHHTKDFTRAAPNPAKATVTAMIARELLYGGTSPTAETILKNNIPSGHVPHGPLTRPSEQLDYLSRVQGFQVEYKDFPKNNKNEFVSLINCSSQPPLISHGIGKDVESCHDMAALNILKLLSELDQQNTEMPRTGNGPMSVCGRC
- the STAU1 gene encoding double-stranded RNA-binding protein Staufen homolog 1 isoform X16 — translated: MKLGKKPMYKPVDPYSRMQSTYNYNMRGGAYPPRYFYPFPVPPLLYQVELSVGGQQFNGKGKTRQAAKHDAAAKALRILQSEPPPERLEVNGRESEEENLNKSEISQVFEIALKRNLPVNFEVARESGPPHMKSFVTKVSVGEFVGEGEGKSKKISKKNAAIAVLEELKKLPPLPTAERVKPRIKKKTKSIVRLQSSPEYGQGMNPISRLAQIQQAKKEKEPEYMLLTERGLPRRREFVMQVKVGNHTAEGAGTNKKVAKRNAAENMLEILGFKVPQAQPAKPALKSEEKTPIKKPGDGRKVTFFEPGSGDENGTSNKEDEFRMPYLSHQQLPAGILPMVPEVAQAVGVSQGHHTKDFTRAAPNPAKATVTAMIARELLYGGTSPTAETILKNNIPSGHVPHGPLTRPSEQLDYLSRVQGFQVEYKDFPKNNKNEFVSLINCSSQPPLISHGIGKDVESCHDMAALNILKLLSELDQQNTEMPRTGNGPMSVCGRC